A DNA window from Microcystis aeruginosa NIES-843 contains the following coding sequences:
- a CDS encoding pantothenate kinase: MTEQDTDWIGLMIGNSRLHWGYFCGQTLLACLDTPHLREPLSNEFLQQIFPKLLTNKCNCALMVASVVPNQRELWANYGNLRRITLKDIPLLDLYPTFGIDRALAVLGAGEKYGFPCLVIDAGTALTFTGVDGDKKLVGGAIVPGLKVQLASLRERTAALPEVSLPERLPQMWAKETAEGIRSGIIYTILAGIEKFSLEWLNLYPESGIILTGGDGDLIRDYWQENAITSLLVDKTIIFQGIAAVKGISSGLIDKGEHI; this comes from the coding sequence ATGACTGAGCAAGATACTGACTGGATAGGTTTGATGATCGGCAATTCTCGGCTACATTGGGGGTATTTTTGCGGTCAAACCCTGTTAGCTTGTCTCGATACTCCTCACCTGAGGGAACCCCTAAGTAATGAATTTTTGCAACAAATTTTCCCTAAACTCTTGACAAATAAATGCAACTGTGCATTGATGGTCGCCTCCGTGGTTCCTAACCAAAGAGAATTATGGGCAAATTATGGCAATTTACGGAGAATTACTTTAAAAGATATTCCTTTACTGGATTTATATCCGACATTCGGCATCGATCGAGCTTTAGCTGTCTTAGGTGCTGGAGAAAAATACGGATTTCCCTGTTTAGTCATCGATGCGGGAACAGCCTTAACTTTTACGGGAGTGGATGGGGATAAAAAGCTAGTGGGGGGGGCAATTGTACCCGGGTTAAAGGTGCAATTAGCCAGTTTAAGGGAACGGACGGCAGCCTTACCAGAGGTGTCCTTACCGGAAAGATTACCGCAGATGTGGGCAAAAGAAACAGCAGAAGGGATAAGAAGTGGGATAATCTATACAATTTTGGCGGGAATAGAAAAATTCAGTCTGGAATGGTTAAATTTATATCCAGAGAGCGGGATAATTTTAACGGGGGGAGATGGGGACTTAATTAGGGATTACTGGCAAGAAAACGCCATTACATCACTCCTAGTGGATAAGACGATCATTTTTCAGGGAATTGCCGCAGTTAAGGGAATCTCCTCGGGTTTAATTGACAAAGGCGAACATATCTAG